A stretch of DNA from Myxococcota bacterium:
GCGGTGAGATTTTCCCGGCTAATCTCCAAAATTTGGTTCATCTTCGAAAAATCAACCACAATGCTATTTTCGGAAGGCACGCATCCGCCCGCCTTCCCAGTCCCAGCCCCCCGAGGCGTCAAGACTTTCGAAAGCCTTCTGGCTTCGAGCACCACCGCCTGCACCTCTGCAAGCGTCGTAGGCTGAGCTACCCCAAACGGCAAAACAGGCTCAAGCCCGCCCGTTTCGTCATGGCTA
This window harbors:
- a CDS encoding FAD-binding oxidoreductase, yielding MQIDSTDSQLLELYSHDETGGLEPVLPFGVAQPTTLAEVQAVVLEARRLSKVLTPRGAGTGKAGGCVPSENSIVVDFSKMNQILEISRENLTARLQPGVILADFKAAVEAQGLFYPPDPNSMIGCTVGGNVATNAAGP